Proteins encoded in a region of the Ursus arctos isolate Adak ecotype North America unplaced genomic scaffold, UrsArc2.0 scaffold_2, whole genome shotgun sequence genome:
- the LOC113267877 gene encoding NXPE family member 3-like, which produces MPSQNKGEGTQTIDRFFFLYPQILYIRVSWRDSTVPLPPQPHPARKSSGSLLQELSDLTHLLHWPPTPRDGGDLLASTSPQTSTYHLRGTFKASYTLGGYLEAILIARDHQGRPKTHGGDLFRAQLLGPYLKAGVPGDIQDLENGTYLLSFPLLWAGQAQVQVRLIHSSEAVGVLRGIWRDQWATVDFTGYFRGPTGYEEIVTCNVNPLLTGEEESTCHYRDEDSGELWFCARPPTLPCNSLVGHSSGHYWNVTTPHEEALLAWNVTDKVLPQGISPIWVAKESNKSLVLSPQQPCHPGIPGPKPSGFYHRAVWHSLSCSGRSFSTVDSILGCLAGHIVHMMGDSTLRQWWEYLCDTVPSLKPVDLHATYQTGPLMAVETTRGIVLHWRAHSWPLRSLRTPVASLHSVVRELGGLAGGPHTAVVLGLGAHFTTFPPSVFVQRLAGIRAAVAALLAREPRTLVVIKLANTGYKSVYGSDWFTLQVNRLLRAAFADLRVAFVDAWEMTSSLALPDRIHPGRLIVRNEVNFFLSFICPT; this is translated from the exons ATGCCTTCCCAGAACAAAGGTGAAGGGACACAAACCATTGACAGATTCTTCTTTCTCTACCCACAGATCTTATACATCAGAGTTTCCTGGCGTGACAGCACCGTTCCtctgcccccccagccccacccagcccgTAAGTCTTCTGGCTCTCTCCTCCAGGAGCTCTCGGACCTAACCCATCTTCTGCACTGGCCTCCCACCCCGAGAGATGGGGGGGACCTTTTGGCGTCCACCAGTCCCCAGACCTCCACCTACCACCTGAGGGGAACTTTCAAGGCCAGCTACACCCTGGGAGGCTACCTGGAGGCCATTCTTATCGCCAGAGACCACCAGGGCAGGCCCAAGACCCATGGTGGGGATCTGTTTCGGGCACAGCTCCTGGGTCCCTACCTGAAGGCAGGAGTCCCTGGAGACATCCAGGATCTGGAGAACGGCACCTACCTgttgtccttccccctgctctggGCTGGACAGGCCCAGGTGCAAGTGCGGCTGATCCACTCCAGCGAGGCAGTCGGGGTCCTGCGGGGAATCTGGAGAGACCAGTGGGCCACGGTCGATTTCACGGGCTATTTCCGAGGACCCACAGGATATGAAGAAATCGTGACTTGCAATGTTAACCCCCTGCTGACTGGGGAGGAAGAATCTACCTGTCACTACAGGGATGAAGATTCTGGTGAGCTCTGGTTCTGTGCTcgaccccccaccctgccctgcaaCTCACTGGTAGGGCATTCAAGTGGACATTATTGGAATGTGACCACACCACACGAGGAGGCCCTGCTGGCATG GAATGTGACAGACAAGGTCCTCCCTCAGGGTATTTCTCCAATCTGGGTGGCCAAGGAGAGCAACAAGAGTCTGG TTCTGTCCCCTCAACAACCATGCCACCCTGGGATCCCGGGCCCAAAGCCCTCTGGCTTCTACCACCGAGCTGTGTGGCACTCACTGTCCTGCTCTGGCCGCTCCTTCTCCACTGTTGACAGCATCCTGGGCTGCCTTGCTGGCCACATCGTCCACATGATGGGGGATTCCACGCTTCGGCAGTGGTGGGAGTACCTGTGTGACACCGTGCCCT ccctgaaGCCTGTGGATCTGCACGCCACGTATCAGACGGGGCCCCTGATGGCAGTGGAGACCACTCGGGGCATAGTGCTGCACTGGCGGGCCCACAGCTGGCCCCTGCGCTCCCTGCGCACCCCGGTGGCCTCCCTGCACTCTGTGGTCCGGGAGCTGGGAGGCCTGGCCGGGGGCCCCCACACAGCGGTGGTGCTGGGCCTGGGTGCCCACTTCACCACCTTTCCCCCATCTGTCTTTGTGCAACGACTCGCAGGGATCAGGGCAGCGGTGGCTGCACTGCTGGCCCGGGAGCCCCGCACTCTCGTGGTCATCAAGCTGGCCAACACCGGCTACAAGTCCGTGTATGGAAGTGACTGGTTCACCCTGCAGGTGAACCGGCTTCTCCGAGCTGCCTTTGCTGACCTCCGTGTGGCTTTTGTGGATGCCTGGGAAATGACCTCCAGTCTGGCCCTGCCCGACAGGATCCACCCAGGGCGGCTTATCGTCCGCAATGAAGTAAATTTCTTCCTGTCCTTCATTTGCCCCACTTGA
- the LOC113267886 gene encoding paired immunoglobulin-like type 2 receptor beta isoform X2 encodes MGLSLLLSLLLLPTCLQADSSKECDSDPDYRQIDQPKHLSAPMGGSVHINFSFYYCWELAKNSRVSVALRRTQFHGEFIYNSTWPSFHKDYKNRISLNLPKGQKSGSLQILNLRKEDENIYFCRVQVETREDGKKVWQARHGTKLTITHAAMMTTEGPTSTAPTTTGLGVSEGNGSSASSPLSVGAAVGVALAGSLIKNAILGLILYHRWRRSKG; translated from the exons ATGGGTCTGTCCCTGCTGCtgtctctgctgctgctgccgaCTTGTCTGCAGGCTG ATAGCTCAAAAGAATGCGATTCAGATCCTGACTATCGTCAGATAGACCAACCAAAGCACCTCTCAGCCCCCATGGGTGGCTCCGTCCACATCAATTTCTCCTTCTATTACTGCTGGGAGTTAGCCAAGAATTCCAGAGTGAGTGTGGCCTTGAGACGGACACAATTCCATGGGGAGTTCATCTACAACAGTACTTGGCCTTCCTTCCATAAGGACTACAAGAACCGGATCTCCCTGAACTTGCCAAAGGGTCAGAAGTCTGGCTCCCTGCAGATATTGAACCTGCGGAAGGAGGATGAGAATATATACTTTTGCCGGGTCCAAGTGGAAACACGAGAAGATGGCAAGAAGGTGTGGCAGGCCCGCCACGGGACCAAACTCACCATCACCCACG CTGCCATGATGACCACCGAGGGCCCCACCAGCACTGCCCCCACCACCACTGGCCTCGGTGTCTCGGAAGGCAATGGGAGCTCAGCATCTTCACCCCTGAGTGTGGGAGCTGCAGTCGGGGTGGCACTGGCTGGTTCCCTGATCAAAAATGCAATTTTGGGACTGATACTCTACCACAGGTGGAGGAGAAGCAAAG GATAA
- the LOC113267886 gene encoding paired immunoglobulin-like type 2 receptor beta isoform X1: MGLSLLLSLLLLPTCLQADSSKECDSDPDYRQIDQPKHLSAPMGGSVHINFSFYYCWELAKNSRVSVALRRTQFHGEFIYNSTWPSFHKDYKNRISLNLPKGQKSGSLQILNLRKEDENIYFCRVQVETREDGKKVWQARHGTKLTITHAAMMTTEGPTSTAPTTTGLGVSEGNGSSASSPLSVGAAVGVALAGSLIKNAILGLILYHRWRRSKGKWFWATPPAEHHSALKNADPCWA, encoded by the exons ATGGGTCTGTCCCTGCTGCtgtctctgctgctgctgccgaCTTGTCTGCAGGCTG ATAGCTCAAAAGAATGCGATTCAGATCCTGACTATCGTCAGATAGACCAACCAAAGCACCTCTCAGCCCCCATGGGTGGCTCCGTCCACATCAATTTCTCCTTCTATTACTGCTGGGAGTTAGCCAAGAATTCCAGAGTGAGTGTGGCCTTGAGACGGACACAATTCCATGGGGAGTTCATCTACAACAGTACTTGGCCTTCCTTCCATAAGGACTACAAGAACCGGATCTCCCTGAACTTGCCAAAGGGTCAGAAGTCTGGCTCCCTGCAGATATTGAACCTGCGGAAGGAGGATGAGAATATATACTTTTGCCGGGTCCAAGTGGAAACACGAGAAGATGGCAAGAAGGTGTGGCAGGCCCGCCACGGGACCAAACTCACCATCACCCACG CTGCCATGATGACCACCGAGGGCCCCACCAGCACTGCCCCCACCACCACTGGCCTCGGTGTCTCGGAAGGCAATGGGAGCTCAGCATCTTCACCCCTGAGTGTGGGAGCTGCAGTCGGGGTGGCACTGGCTGGTTCCCTGATCAAAAATGCAATTTTGGGACTGATACTCTACCACAGGTGGAGGAGAAGCAAAGGTAAGTGGTTCTGGGCCACGCCCCCTGCCGAGCATCATTCTGCATTAAAAAATGCAGATCCCTGCTGGGCTTGA